The Vicinamibacterales bacterium genome has a window encoding:
- a CDS encoding sulfatase-like hydrolase/transferase, translated as MVAISAAILTWRSGGNRFSLPSTADQNVLLITIDTLRADALSSYGGPAQSPSLDRLAAEGARFTFAHAHAVVTLPSHTSILSGLLPYEHGMRDNSGFRVRAGTPTLATRLKARGFATGAFVGGFPLTKRFGLTPGFDIYDDQMPETRGAVEISMPERPAADVVSRATAWIAQQQTPFFGWVHVFDPHSPYRPPQDLAGAYSTQPYYGEVAAVDRALGPLLDRLRTLTRPTLVIVTADHGESLGDHGELTHGMFAYEPTLRVPLIVSRIDPRSGAAAAGVVVGTPVRHIDIVPTVLDALGIDPDPSLAGASLREAIAGTAGDRPSYFESMTYNLVRGWAPLRGVLRERTKYIDLPIPELYDLGADPRESSNGAATQRERVQVLSNLLRTFNVAPPDRPGRETPEAAAALRSLGYVQGSAPAKAAYGEADDPKRLVEIDRDLHRATELNQAGRQQEAVAMLESVIARRPDTADAYMSLAYAFWQAGDPRQAIAVLEKGLSSGAPDRDIRIRLGIYLAESHIDSGKAIRLLEGMSAEDVEALNGLGVAYGDAGRSADALRTFRQILALDPTNGIAYQNLASIVLREALATRVEPARGARLQEAEAHARKAIEVDPALADAYTTLGVVLSTTGRKPDAIAAWQRAVALDASQFNALYNLWFELAAAGRRDDAVRYGRQFVDTAPPAFFAPDIARVRAYTRGSLIPDR; from the coding sequence GTGGTCGCAATCAGCGCGGCGATCCTGACCTGGCGCAGCGGCGGGAACCGGTTCTCGCTGCCGTCGACCGCAGATCAGAACGTCCTCCTCATCACGATCGATACGCTGCGCGCCGACGCCCTGTCGTCCTATGGCGGGCCGGCGCAGTCGCCGTCGCTGGACCGGCTGGCCGCTGAAGGGGCGCGCTTCACGTTCGCGCACGCGCACGCGGTGGTCACGCTGCCCTCGCATACCTCGATCCTCAGCGGTCTGCTTCCCTACGAGCACGGAATGCGCGACAACAGCGGCTTTCGCGTGCGCGCCGGAACGCCGACGCTCGCGACGCGGTTGAAAGCGCGCGGGTTTGCGACCGGTGCGTTCGTCGGCGGATTTCCGCTGACCAAGCGGTTCGGCCTGACGCCGGGGTTCGACATCTATGACGACCAGATGCCGGAGACGCGCGGGGCGGTCGAGATCTCGATGCCGGAGCGTCCCGCGGCGGACGTGGTGTCACGGGCCACGGCGTGGATTGCGCAGCAGCAGACGCCGTTCTTCGGATGGGTCCACGTGTTCGATCCGCACTCGCCGTACCGTCCGCCGCAGGATCTCGCCGGCGCGTACTCGACGCAGCCGTACTACGGCGAGGTGGCGGCCGTCGACCGGGCGCTCGGCCCGCTGCTGGACCGGCTCCGCACGCTCACGCGCCCGACACTGGTGATCGTCACCGCGGATCACGGGGAGAGCCTCGGAGATCACGGCGAGCTGACCCACGGCATGTTCGCCTACGAACCGACCTTGCGCGTGCCGCTGATCGTGTCGCGGATCGATCCGCGCTCGGGCGCGGCGGCCGCAGGTGTCGTCGTCGGCACGCCGGTACGCCACATCGACATCGTCCCCACCGTTCTCGACGCGCTGGGGATCGACCCGGACCCGTCACTTGCCGGCGCGTCGCTGCGTGAGGCAATCGCGGGCACGGCGGGCGATCGACCGTCGTACTTCGAATCGATGACGTACAACCTCGTGCGGGGCTGGGCGCCGCTGCGCGGTGTGCTGCGCGAACGCACGAAGTACATCGATCTGCCCATCCCCGAGCTGTACGATCTCGGCGCGGATCCGCGCGAGTCGTCGAACGGCGCGGCGACGCAGCGGGAGCGCGTGCAGGTGCTGAGCAACCTGCTGCGGACGTTCAACGTGGCACCCCCGGATCGCCCGGGGCGTGAGACGCCGGAGGCGGCGGCGGCGCTGCGCTCGCTCGGCTACGTGCAAGGGAGCGCGCCGGCGAAGGCGGCCTACGGCGAGGCCGACGACCCGAAGCGGCTGGTCGAGATCGATCGCGATCTGCATCGCGCCACCGAACTGAATCAGGCGGGGCGGCAGCAGGAGGCCGTGGCGATGCTGGAGAGCGTGATCGCGCGGCGTCCGGATACGGCAGACGCCTACATGTCGCTCGCCTACGCGTTCTGGCAGGCGGGCGATCCGCGGCAGGCGATTGCCGTCCTCGAGAAGGGGCTCTCGAGCGGCGCGCCCGATCGCGACATCCGGATCCGCCTCGGGATCTATCTCGCCGAGAGCCACATCGACAGCGGCAAGGCGATCCGGCTGCTCGAAGGGATGTCTGCCGAGGACGTGGAAGCGCTGAACGGACTCGGCGTCGCGTACGGCGATGCCGGCCGATCCGCCGACGCGCTGCGCACGTTCCGGCAGATCCTCGCCCTGGATCCGACCAACGGCATCGCTTATCAGAACCTCGCGTCGATCGTCCTGCGAGAGGCCCTGGCGACGCGCGTCGAACCCGCACGGGGCGCGCGGCTGCAGGAAGCGGAAGCGCACGCGCGAAAGGCGATCGAGGTCGATCCGGCGCTGGCGGACGCCTATACCACGCTCGGCGTGGTGCTCTCGACGACCGGCCGCAAGCCCGACGCGATCGCCGCCTGGCAGCGCGCGGTGGCGCTCGATGCCTCGCAGTTCAACGCGCTGTACAACCTGTGGTTCGAGCTGGCGGCCGCGGGCCGCCGCGACGACGCCGTCCGCTACGGCCGGCAGTTCGTCGACACGGCCCCGCCTGCGTTCTTCGCGCCCGACATTGCGCGCGTACGCGCGTACACGCGCGGATCGCTAATCCCCGATCGCTAA
- a CDS encoding class D sortase has product MSRASADRVMRAAERLLFAIALAALAWFAAGQIHAAREQAALSRELEAARRAAAADASSSPSGSTAATAPALARRAVVGRIEVPRLRLSALAREGVDVRTLRGSVGHVPGTALPGEPGNAAFAAHRDTFFRPLAGIKKDDTVLVTTAEGVHRYRVFATRIVSPDEVSVLRSGQLSQLTLVTCYPFDYVGSAPQRFIVHAELLPPSRAAAAAQ; this is encoded by the coding sequence GTGTCTAGAGCCTCTGCCGACCGGGTGATGCGGGCTGCCGAGCGCCTGCTGTTTGCGATCGCACTCGCCGCGTTGGCGTGGTTCGCCGCCGGACAGATTCATGCCGCCCGCGAGCAGGCGGCGCTGTCGCGCGAGCTCGAAGCCGCGAGGCGCGCCGCGGCGGCTGACGCGTCTTCCTCTCCGTCCGGCAGCACGGCAGCCACCGCACCCGCTCTCGCCAGACGTGCCGTCGTCGGCCGCATCGAGGTTCCACGGCTGCGATTGTCGGCGCTCGCGCGCGAGGGGGTGGACGTGCGCACGCTGCGCGGATCGGTCGGCCACGTCCCCGGCACTGCGCTGCCCGGGGAACCAGGAAACGCGGCGTTTGCGGCGCACCGCGACACGTTCTTCCGTCCGCTCGCCGGGATCAAGAAGGACGACACCGTGCTGGTGACGACGGCCGAGGGGGTGCATCGCTATCGCGTATTCGCCACCCGCATCGTTTCACCGGATGAGGTGTCGGTGCTGCGTTCGGGACAGCTGTCGCAGTTGACGCTGGTGACCTGCTACCCGTTCGATTACGTCGGCAGCGCGCCGCAGCGATTCATCGTGCATGCGGAACTGCTGCCGCCGTCGCGTGCGGCCGCCGCCGCGCAGTGA
- a CDS encoding VWA domain-containing protein — protein sequence MRLAALLLGVLIAQDPGSRPTFTSRADLVVLQVSVLDRRAGFVPGLPREAFVVRENGRVQPITMFDQDDTPVTVGLVIDNSTSMVPRLDAVRAAGLAFAESSHPADELFTINFNERVWPGLPPDQPFTSDHGVLRDALARSMARGMTALFDALLAALQHLDRGTQARKVLLLVSDGGDNASRARFADVLDAALRRDVVIYTICLADGLDREAKPQLLRQLASVTGGESFFPKSNGEITPTLQRIARDIRSSYTIGYVPPRTAADGLKRKVEVDLQGRQYDRFAVRARSLYIAPGDGGGV from the coding sequence GTGCGCCTCGCCGCACTGCTGCTTGGCGTCTTGATCGCGCAGGATCCCGGGTCGCGGCCGACGTTCACGTCGCGCGCCGACCTGGTGGTCCTGCAGGTCAGCGTCCTCGATCGGCGAGCCGGGTTCGTTCCCGGACTGCCGCGCGAGGCGTTCGTCGTACGCGAGAACGGCCGCGTGCAACCGATCACCATGTTCGACCAGGACGACACGCCGGTGACGGTCGGTCTGGTCATCGACAACAGCACCAGCATGGTGCCGCGGCTCGACGCCGTTCGGGCCGCCGGACTCGCATTCGCCGAGTCGAGTCATCCCGCGGACGAATTGTTCACCATCAACTTCAACGAACGAGTCTGGCCCGGCCTCCCGCCGGACCAGCCGTTCACCAGCGACCATGGCGTGCTCCGCGACGCGCTGGCGCGCTCGATGGCGCGCGGCATGACGGCGCTGTTCGATGCCCTGCTCGCCGCGCTGCAGCATCTCGATCGCGGCACGCAGGCGCGCAAGGTCCTGCTGCTGGTCAGCGACGGCGGCGACAACGCCAGCCGCGCGCGCTTCGCGGACGTGCTCGACGCCGCGCTGCGCCGCGACGTCGTCATCTACACGATCTGCCTCGCCGATGGCCTCGATCGCGAAGCGAAGCCGCAGCTGCTGCGCCAGCTCGCGTCGGTGACGGGCGGCGAATCGTTCTTCCCGAAGTCGAACGGCGAGATTACGCCCACCCTGCAGCGCATCGCCCGCGACATCCGCAGCAGCTACACCATCGGCTACGTTCCGCCGCGAACGGCCGCGGATGGGCTCAAACGGAAAGTCGAAGTCGATCTGCAGGGCCGGCAGTACGACAGGTTCGCCGTTCGCGCGCGGTCGCTGTATATCGCGCCTGGGGACGGCGGCGGTGTCTAG
- a CDS encoding tetratricopeptide repeat protein, with amino-acid sequence MAKRKSSQAVFSRPVPAGSRGTAPHRLLVYVALVVINLVIYANVGRFELVNWDDPTYITENPTVLRGLNWSTAWWALTTGHSPYWHPLTWLSHLLDVSLFGTNPGPYHVVSLILHAANTLLLFELLRRATGAPGRSAFVAAAFAAHPLHVESVAWVTERKDVLSTLFLLLTTLAYVGYVRRPSLARYTGVMALFACALMSKPMVVTLPLVLLLLDVWPLGRTNARRLIVEKVPLLALAIATSITTVAIQARVGAMAGLDALPLSTRLGNAAIGYLAYVWKTVWPWPMAAFYPLFELSPLRVGAALAALLAVSYATYRVRRQHPYVWVGWCWYVVTITPVVGFLQAGEQGIADRFTYVPMIGLAIAAAWGAPPLVNRIRSHTRALPAAAAVLVVVWTIAARAQAAHWENSLTLWEHAARVTPRSYIAHENLGQALRERGRLHEALASYERALALAPAHSPGYVAVINNSIGLVLARQGRTAEARQRFAAAVLSDRAFAEARSNLGNALAAEGHANEAIEHYREAIRLKPDSVEPRVGLGAALLRTGRAAEAAVQYRDAIALDATLAQAHNGLGGALATQGDDEGALREYREALRLDPRLPTAHHNLALLYLKRADLAQARRHLEAALSADPGYEPARRALLAIDARR; translated from the coding sequence ATGGCGAAGCGGAAGAGCTCGCAGGCAGTCTTCTCCCGGCCCGTTCCGGCGGGTTCTCGCGGCACGGCGCCGCACCGCCTGCTCGTGTACGTCGCGCTCGTCGTCATCAACCTGGTCATCTACGCGAACGTCGGCCGGTTCGAGCTCGTCAACTGGGACGACCCGACGTACATCACGGAGAACCCGACCGTTCTGCGCGGGCTCAACTGGAGCACGGCCTGGTGGGCGCTCACGACGGGGCATTCACCGTATTGGCATCCGCTGACCTGGCTGTCGCATCTGCTCGACGTCAGCCTGTTCGGCACGAATCCCGGTCCGTATCACGTCGTGAGCCTGATCCTTCACGCCGCCAACACGCTGCTGCTGTTCGAGCTGCTTCGTCGCGCCACCGGCGCGCCGGGCCGCAGCGCCTTCGTGGCGGCGGCGTTTGCCGCGCACCCGCTCCACGTCGAATCAGTCGCGTGGGTGACCGAGCGCAAGGACGTGCTCAGCACGTTGTTCCTGCTGCTCACCACGCTCGCGTACGTCGGCTACGTTCGCCGGCCGTCGCTGGCGCGCTACACGGGCGTGATGGCGCTGTTCGCCTGCGCCCTCATGTCGAAACCGATGGTCGTGACGCTCCCGCTGGTGCTGCTGCTGCTGGACGTGTGGCCGCTCGGCCGCACCAACGCGCGCAGGTTGATCGTCGAGAAGGTGCCGCTCCTGGCGCTGGCCATCGCGACCAGCATCACCACGGTCGCGATCCAGGCGCGCGTCGGCGCGATGGCCGGTCTGGATGCCTTGCCGCTGTCCACGCGGCTCGGCAACGCCGCGATCGGCTACCTCGCGTACGTGTGGAAGACCGTCTGGCCCTGGCCGATGGCGGCGTTCTATCCGCTCTTCGAGCTCTCTCCGCTCCGCGTCGGCGCTGCGCTCGCGGCGCTCCTTGCCGTCAGCTACGCGACGTACCGCGTCCGGCGCCAGCATCCGTACGTCTGGGTGGGCTGGTGCTGGTATGTCGTCACGATCACGCCGGTCGTCGGATTCCTGCAGGCAGGCGAGCAGGGAATCGCCGACCGGTTCACCTACGTGCCGATGATCGGACTCGCCATCGCGGCTGCCTGGGGAGCGCCGCCGCTGGTGAACCGGATCCGCTCGCACACGCGGGCGCTGCCCGCCGCCGCGGCCGTCCTCGTGGTGGTCTGGACCATCGCCGCCCGCGCGCAGGCCGCGCACTGGGAGAACAGCCTCACGCTCTGGGAGCACGCGGCGCGCGTGACGCCGCGGAGCTACATCGCGCACGAAAACCTCGGCCAGGCGTTGCGCGAACGCGGCCGTCTCCACGAGGCGCTCGCCAGCTACGAGCGGGCGCTCGCACTGGCGCCGGCGCATTCCCCCGGATACGTCGCCGTCATCAACAACAGCATCGGGCTGGTGCTCGCGCGGCAGGGACGGACCGCCGAGGCGCGGCAGCGGTTCGCGGCTGCGGTGCTGAGCGATCGGGCGTTCGCGGAAGCGCGCTCCAATCTGGGGAACGCGCTGGCCGCCGAAGGGCACGCCAACGAGGCCATCGAGCATTATCGCGAGGCGATCCGGCTGAAGCCGGACTCCGTGGAGCCGCGCGTGGGACTCGGCGCTGCGCTGCTGCGCACCGGCCGCGCCGCCGAGGCGGCGGTGCAGTACCGCGATGCCATCGCGCTCGACGCGACGCTGGCGCAGGCCCACAACGGCCTGGGCGGCGCGCTGGCGACGCAGGGAGACGATGAGGGCGCGCTGCGGGAATACCGCGAAGCGCTGCGGCTGGATCCGCGGCTGCCGACGGCGCATCACAACCTGGCGCTGCTGTATCTGAAGCGGGCGGATCTTGCGCAGGCGCGGCGGCATCTCGAGGCGGCGCTGTCGGCCGATCCCGGGTACGAGCCGGCGCGGCGGGCGCTGCTCGCGATCGACGCGCGGCGCTGA
- a CDS encoding tetratricopeptide repeat protein yields MRLTPLRLSLMLAAVFLVKLVVLFQLRDHPLTSPDAGLDTTAYADLARRVLAGDVGLGPGLYYVSPLYIYFLAAVLAVFDSFTVVRVVQIALGTLSVWLLFDTSRVWFGERAAWIAAGLAASTGLFTFYEVLILQASIDAFLTSAALWCLTDAFRGRTGGTGWKLLLCGIVFGLQTLNRPNMLIAAAGVAAVMAVATRRTRPAALLAAGVIVGMAPVAIRNAIVAQQFSFVSSHGGLNFYIGNSERASGFYTNVPGITPTIAGQARDARRVAEQALGRPVTDAETSAYFFRLGWSWMASDPGGAARLFLKKLYYVFNAAHTALPHSYPFYAYDANTVLRFLAVGPWLLIPLGLAGLLFVPPLGDRAGYLAFASFVPAYAVAVAVFFVAERYRLPLLVPLCAGAGALLASLVPGLQTAAVPGSGLGMGRLRVPGLRMRRLAVPGLGMRRLVVPGLKKRTAGSQPRAVTADLALKPPDSRPDPRAPDSRPDPRAPVSRPDPRRRRRAVAAAGAFAVAANWPLHLDDGRWEEGLRLAQRYVILRDYDAANRWVERLERSRPPQPGTAHYGVGAQLLLANEPQRARAHLERAHQAQPADPRIEYALGQALWKSGHAAEAVPHLRRGFESGEAIPGGGYDLAEALQATGDLRGAAAVVQRVRLSDAESVEAWLRLGRIAQQGREPGIAEPFFRRAVELRPDLASARQQYGLNLLVLGRIDEAARQLGEAVRLDPRDADSLSGLAYCDMQMGRTGDARRHAAAALALNPADQLAAGILRRGGS; encoded by the coding sequence ATGCGGCTGACTCCCCTCCGGCTGTCGCTCATGCTCGCCGCGGTGTTCCTCGTCAAACTGGTCGTTCTGTTCCAGTTGCGGGACCATCCGCTCACCTCCCCGGACGCCGGGCTCGACACGACTGCCTATGCGGATCTCGCCCGGCGCGTGCTCGCCGGAGACGTCGGCCTGGGGCCGGGCCTTTATTACGTCTCACCGCTCTACATCTACTTCCTCGCGGCCGTCCTCGCGGTGTTCGACTCGTTCACCGTCGTGCGCGTGGTCCAGATCGCGCTCGGGACGCTGTCGGTCTGGTTGCTGTTCGACACCTCGCGCGTGTGGTTCGGCGAGCGTGCCGCCTGGATCGCCGCCGGACTGGCGGCGTCGACCGGACTGTTCACGTTCTACGAGGTGCTGATCCTGCAGGCCTCGATCGACGCGTTCCTGACGTCGGCGGCGCTGTGGTGTCTGACCGACGCGTTCCGCGGGAGGACGGGAGGCACGGGCTGGAAGCTGCTGCTGTGCGGGATCGTGTTCGGGCTGCAGACGCTCAACCGGCCGAACATGCTGATCGCCGCTGCCGGCGTCGCAGCCGTCATGGCGGTCGCGACACGGCGCACGCGTCCCGCGGCGCTGCTCGCCGCCGGAGTGATCGTCGGGATGGCGCCGGTGGCGATCCGCAACGCGATCGTCGCGCAGCAGTTCTCGTTCGTGTCGTCGCACGGCGGCCTGAACTTCTACATCGGCAACAGCGAGCGTGCGTCGGGCTTCTACACCAACGTGCCGGGCATCACCCCGACGATTGCCGGACAGGCGCGCGACGCGCGGCGCGTCGCGGAACAGGCGCTGGGGCGGCCGGTGACGGATGCCGAGACGTCCGCGTATTTCTTCCGCCTCGGCTGGTCGTGGATGGCCAGCGATCCGGGCGGCGCCGCGCGGCTGTTCCTGAAGAAGCTGTATTACGTCTTCAACGCGGCCCACACCGCACTGCCGCACAGCTACCCGTTCTACGCCTACGACGCGAACACCGTCCTGCGGTTCCTGGCGGTCGGCCCGTGGCTGTTAATCCCGTTGGGGCTCGCCGGGCTGCTGTTCGTTCCGCCGCTGGGCGACCGGGCGGGCTATCTCGCGTTCGCGTCGTTCGTCCCCGCCTACGCGGTAGCGGTGGCAGTGTTCTTCGTGGCCGAGCGGTACCGTCTGCCGCTGCTGGTCCCGCTGTGCGCCGGCGCGGGCGCGCTGCTCGCCTCCCTGGTGCCAGGTCTGCAGACTGCCGCTGTCCCGGGGTCAGGTCTGGGGATGGGACGTCTTCGGGTGCCAGGTCTGCGAATGCGCCGTCTGGCGGTGCCAGGTCTGGGAATGCGCCGTCTGGTGGTGCCAGGTCTCAAAAAGCGCACAGCGGGATCTCAGCCCCGAGCAGTAACCGCGGACCTGGCCCTCAAACCGCCTGATTCCAGACCTGACCCCCGGGCGCCTGATTCCAGACCTGACCCCCGAGCGCCTGTTTCCAGACCTGACCCCCGGCGGCGGCGGCGGGCGGTGGCAGCGGCGGGTGCATTCGCGGTCGCGGCGAACTGGCCCCTGCACCTCGACGACGGACGGTGGGAAGAGGGACTGCGGCTGGCGCAGCGGTACGTCATCCTGCGCGACTACGACGCCGCGAATCGCTGGGTCGAGCGGCTCGAGCGCTCGCGGCCGCCGCAGCCGGGCACGGCGCACTACGGCGTCGGCGCGCAACTGCTCCTCGCCAACGAGCCGCAACGCGCGCGAGCGCACCTGGAACGCGCCCACCAGGCGCAGCCGGCGGATCCGCGCATCGAATACGCGCTCGGCCAGGCGCTCTGGAAGAGCGGACACGCCGCCGAGGCCGTGCCGCACCTGCGCCGCGGATTCGAGTCGGGCGAAGCGATCCCCGGCGGGGGCTACGACCTTGCCGAAGCGCTGCAGGCCACCGGCGATCTCCGCGGGGCGGCGGCCGTCGTCCAGCGCGTGCGACTGTCGGACGCCGAGAGCGTCGAAGCCTGGCTGCGCCTCGGCCGCATCGCCCAGCAGGGGCGCGAGCCCGGGATCGCGGAGCCGTTCTTCCGGCGCGCGGTCGAACTGCGTCCGGACCTGGCGAGTGCCCGCCAGCAGTACGGACTGAACCTGCTGGTGCTCGGACGGATCGACGAGGCGGCGCGCCAGCTTGGCGAAGCGGTGCGCCTCGACCCGCGCGATGCCGACTCGCTGTCGGGGCTCGCCTACTGCGACATGCAGATGGGACGGACCGGCGATGCGCGGCGGCATGCGGCGGCGGCGCTCGCTCTCAACCCCGCGGATCAACTCGCGGCGGGTATACTGCGCCGCGGAGGCTCCTGA